From Brachyspira hampsonii:
GTACTCAAGGATGTTGATTTCAAATTCTTGGCTGGTTTTCAGACTAAAGATATAGATAATCTTTTAAAAAAAGAAGGGCATTATATACCGGATAATTTTTTTAAGTCGGCAGAAATTTATTTTCATAAAATAATAGAAACAGATTTAGAAACTTTTGATGGTGTTACAGAGACTTTAGAAAGATTAAAAAATATTGATATTGTTATAGCATCAAATAGTAATATTGATTATGTTACGAGAGTTTCTGATAAAAAAGGAATATCAAAATATATAAAAGATTATTCATGTTATAATGGTGAATTAAAAGCTAAACCTGAACCTGATTTATTTTTAAATGCTTTTGAACTATTAAAAAAATTAAATAGAGATATAAGAAAAGAGGATATTATAATATTTGAAGACAGCCTTGCCGGTGTTATAGGAGCAAAAAAAACAGGAATAATTACTGCAGCAATTACTAATAGCTACAGTAAAGAAATATTATTGGAAAATGGTGCTGATATAGTTTTAAATAGAATAGATGAAATATTTGATTATATAGAAATTATTTGATATTTGTATATAAAATTGATAAAAATATTTGTAATAAAAAAAGGGAAACTGAAAATTATCAGCTTCCCTTTTTATGTTATTATATAATTTACATATCAGCTATAAATTTATACATAGGGAATCTTTTACATAAAGCAGCTACTTTTTTAGCAATAGCATTAATCATTTTTTCATCATTACTATTGCTTAAAACTTCATCTATATATTGAGTTAATTCCATAACATCTTTTTCTTTTAATCCTCTTGTAGTTATTGCCGGAGTACCCAATCTTATTCCGCTAGTAACCATTGGAGATTCAGTATCATAAGGTATTCCGTTTTTATTTATAGTTATATGAGCTTTATCTAAAATAGTTTCAGCAAGCTGTCCTGTTATGCCTTTAGATTTTTTCACATCAACCAATATTAAATGTGTATCAGTACCGCCGGAAATTAATTCATATCCTTTAGCAAGGAACATATTAGCCATAGACTCAGCATTTTTTATAACCTGTTCCTGATATTTAACAAATTTAGGATCCAAAGCCTCTTTAAAACATACAGCTTTAGCAGCTATAACATGCATTAAAGGACCGCCTTGTATACCCGGAAATATAGTTTTATCTATTTTTTTAGCTAAATCTTCTTCTGTAGAAATTATATATCCGCCTCTAGGACCTCTTAAAGTTTTATGAGTAGTACCTGTAACAAAATGTGCATGAGGAACAGGGCTAGGGTGAACACCTGCAGCAACAAGTCCAGCAATATGTGCCATATCTACCATTAATAAAGCACCAACTTCATCAGCTATTTCTCTGAATTTTTTGAAATCAATGAATCTAGGATAAGCACTTCCGCCTGCTACAATTAATTTAGGATTAATTTTTTTTGCAGTATCTCTAAGTTCATCATAGTCAATCTGCATAGTATCTTTGCTAACATTATAATGCTGGAAATTATAAATTTTTCCGGAGAAATTGACATTTTTACCATGTGTTAAATGTCCGCCTGAATCAAGAGATAATCCTAAACAAGTATCTCCCGGCTGAAGAACTGCCATATAAACACCCATATTTGCTTGAGAACCGGAATGCGGCTGTACATTTATAAAAGGAGCTTTGAATAGTTTTTTAGCTCTTTCTCTTGCTAAGTCTTCTACAATATCAACCTCACTGCATCCACCGTAATATCTTTTTGACGGATAACCTTCAGCATATTTGTTTGTGAATATAGAGCCTTGTGCTTCCATAACAGCACGTGAAACTATATTTTCACTAGCTATAAGTTCAAAGCCATTAACTTCTCTCTTATACTCATTTTTCATTGCAGCAAATATTTCTTTATCAGCACTTTTTAATGGAGTTTCTGATACATAATATTTAGGGGCAATTACTTTTTTCTCTGCAGTTTTTGAAGCTTTTTTTACACTAGAAACTTTCTTAGATGCAGCTTTTTTGTCAACAACTGTTTTCTTAGCAGATTTAGAAACCTTTTTTGATGAAGATTTAACTGCTGCTTTTTTATTAGATACAGCCATATTTCCTCCAATGAAATTTATTATTTAATCAATTTTTTATTTTAAACAATGATATATCAATATAGTTTTTTTTTCAATTATTAAAATATTATTTGATATGTTTTTTTATTATTTTTAAATTATAAATATTTTTTATTTTATCTATATTTTAGCTATTGATTTTTTTATTTTAAATGTTAGAATATACTAACAAATTGAATATGTATACTAACTTATGTAAGGTGATTATATGAAATACATAATTATTTTATTTATAATAATAACAAATATAATATATTCTTATGAATCCAAAGAAATAAATAATTTTTACAATGAATATTATTCTTCATCATACAGTATAAAATCAATAGAAAATAATACATCAAGAACTTATCAGAATATATATGCACTAATAAAATCAAAAAGTATAACTAATGAAAAAGAAAAATATAATTATTTGAAGGATGCTATAAATGCTAACAAAGATTATATAAAATCAGAAGATATCGATTATTTGATAAGTGTATCTGAATTAATGAGTTATATAGTTTATTACAGCGGACTTTCAGAAAAAATTTCTTTTGGTTCAAAAAGTAAAGAAATATATAAAGATATTTTAGATAGAGATGATTGTAACTTTTTTGCACTTCTTGGTACAGCTGTAGGATATATGCATGCTCCGGCAATAGCTGGAGGAAGCAACAAAAAGGCTTTTGAATATTTTAATAAGGCATTGGATAATGCAAAAGAAAAATATCAAAAATATTTGTCATATATATGGCTTTCTCAATACTACTTCAAAGTAAAAGACGATGAAAATTATAATAAGTATATTGAAATGAGTAAAGCCATATATAAAAATGGAGAATTATTAAAGGAGGCAATAGAAAGAAACAATACCAAAAACAAACCATTATAACAAAAAGACAGATTTAATAGTGATAGGTAGTCTATAATAAACTTGTTTTATCATTTTATCTGGGGATTTGCCATGATAAATATCCTGCCAATTATATAGATGGCAGATCCCTAGTCTTTATATAAGACAGGTATATAAATATTGTATTAATAAAAAATACAGAGTTGTTAAAAATTATAAACAAAATTTTAAGGATAATATTATGAAACGTTTATGTTTAATTTTAACAGCTTTAATAATAAGTGTCTACAGTGTATTTGGTTATACTATTTTAGAAGACTTTAATGATTTTTTAATTGATGAAAATCAGCTTACTATAAGGCTTGACAGATTAGGAGTATTAGCAGGTACAGAGAATTTAAGGTTTATGGTAGGTGTTGAAGGAGAAACAGCAGGAGTTTTAGTTGATAATTTAAATAGTGGAACAAAAGGCGGAATAAGCACTTTCAGACCATCTGCCATAGCCGGATTCGGATACAAAACAGACAGCTTTGCCATAGGAGCCGGATATCAATTTAAATATGTATCAGGATCTTGGCAGGCACATACTCCTATAATAACTGCTTATGCTCTAAATCAAAATTTGAGAATAAATATACCTGTTACAATAGGAGTAGGAAGCGGAAGTGTTAATGAAGGAGATATAGCCGTTTCAACAGATACTAGAATAGAATATTATACAGGAAATAATATATTCAGTAGAATAAGAGTTAATCTTAAATATGGTATGTACAGATTAAAAGCCAATTCAAGCAGAAGCGGGGATTTAGCAGGAGGCGGTAACTTGGTAGGTATGGGAACAGTAGGAGAAAATGGTAAATACGGATTTATAAAAGATACTATAGGACAATCTATAGGTATAGATGCCAGAGGATATTTCATAGCAGCAACTGACCCCATATTGATAGAGCCTCAGGTAAGAGTAGTATATCAAGGATCAATAGCCGACTTTACAGGTACTTCATACAAAGTAACACCTCCTGGAATGGATGCTAAAGAAGGAGGAGCTAAATTTGGACTTTATAATATAGATGCTTCAAATCCTATAGGTGCTTTTGAATTAGGAAGTTCTGGCTCAATACCAGCTGCACCATACTATGATTTTACAGCTCATAATATAATGTTTACAGGAGATGGAGCTTCTATAGAAATAGGGGGAACAGAATATTATCTTACAAAACCTCAGTTTATAGGTGTATCTATGCCTGTAGGATTTACTGCTGAAAGCGAGTTTATAAGTGTTTATTTGGAGCCTGCTATTTCATTTTCTATGATTACAGGAGGAATTAATACCTATGCTAGCAGCTCAAAACCTGTAAGAATACCGCCTTTGTTCTACTCTGTGGGATATTTGGTATACGGTGAATTATATATCACTCCTAAGCCTAATTTGGAATGGTATTTTGAAGCTCAGATTGGAGGGGCTACTACTGTTGATGGTATTGGAAATAGTGCAAACAGTGCTCTTGCCTTCAATGGAAGTACAGGCATTACTTGGAAATTTTAATTTGCTAAATTATTGATATTGGGAAAATAGATTTATTGGGTGTCTTTATAAAAAGATGCCCAATATGCAAAACAAATAAAGGTTATTAAAATGATAAAAGATTATTGCGTTTTTTTATGTTATAGTGCTGAAGAGTACAGAATATATAAAAAAAGAGAGAATGAGAAAAAAACTATTCTTTGTATGATAGAAATTTACTGCAGGAATAATCATAAAAAATATCATAAATTTTATAATAAAACTTTCGGCAGTAAAAATATTTGCAAGGAATGTGAAAACATATATAATTATGCCAGCATAAGAACCGATAAATGCAGATTTATAGAAACGAAAACTTTCTGCAGTGCATGTAAATCTCAATGCTATAAAAAAGATATGAAAGAAAGAATAAAAGATATTATGCATTTTTCTGGTAAGAGAATGCTTTTTTATCATCCTATAATAGCATTGAAACATATTATTGTTATGATAAGACATAATTTTAATAAAAATAAAAAAATTAATTTTAAAGGTATAATATGAGAGTGTTATTTATAGTTTTAGGTTTTATTTTTGTAGGTATAGGTGCTGTGGGAATAGTTGTTCCGATTTTGCCTACTACACCTTTTCTTCTTCTCGCTTCTTTCTTTTTTGCTAAGGGTTCTAAAAGATTTCATGATTGGTTTATGTCTACAAAGCTATATAAAAAACATTTAGAAAGTTTTATTAATTCAAGAGCTATGACTTTGAAATCTAAACTTACAATACTTTTGCCTGTAAGTGCAATGCTTATAATTACATTCATTTTAGTTAATAATTTATATGCTAGAATAGTTCTTGTAATACTTTTTATTTCAAAATATTTATATTTCTTTACACAAATAAGAACTATAAAAGAAGACAATATAAATAAAACAGAATTAGATAACATAGAATAACTTTACAATCTTAAATATAGTAAAAAATAGTTATGTATTATTAAAGGATAATAAATGAAAATATTAAAATATATTTTTTATATTAATATTATTTTTTTATCTTTATTTGATATTATTTATAGTGAGGAAAATAAAGATAATAATAAAAAAGAAGAAGAAAAAAAAGGTTTTCAGTCTGTATTGGATAATAGATTTTTCTCTATAGGATTATTCAGCAGTGCAGATTCTATAAAGACAAGTGTCAATATAGAGTTTGGATTTAAGATAATGAAATATAATAATTTTCAAATTAAAAGCTATACTGCCATAACAGGTTCAAAAATATATGATGATAATCCTCAAATGTATCAGTTAGGGCTTATGCAGAAATTTACTTTTGGTAATAATGATGAATATACAGGTGAAATAAGTATATCAAGATATGGATTTGCTTTTTTTAGTTTTGGATTTTTATCTTTTGATCCTGATAAAAGCGGAAAATTTTTATTTGCTTCTCCGTATTATTGGGAGGTTGGCGGCGGGGCAGGCTTTAATATTAATGTAAGCAAACATGTTGCTATAGTGTTGGAGTTCGGCGGCGGACTTCATCTTGTGCCTGATGGTAAAGAACTTGGATATCCTGAAAAAATTAATAAGGCGGGATTTGGAAGAATGAGTATTGGCGGAAGATATTATTTTTAAATTATTTCTCCTAATTATTATAATTGCTTAGTATAATTAAATTTATACAATTATATTAAGCAATTATTTTTTATTAAGATTAAAATTTATTACCAAGTCTTTTTAATTTCTTTTAGAATATTTTCTGTTAATTTTATAGTATTAACATCATCTTCAATGGATACGAATCTTTTATCTTTTCCTAATATGCAGTTTGCAAAATGTTCATCTTCTAATTTAAGCGGATTATCTCTATGTATAAATACTCTTTCTATTATAGATTCCTGCTTATAATTAATACCAACTGATGTTTTTATATTACTTTGACTTGCTGCCTGTCTATGTATAGTTATATCCTGAGTGGCATAATCCAATAAGAAATATGCTTCTTCTGTACTAATGGCTAAAGTTCTTATTTTTTCCTGAGTTACTCTGCTTGCACTTATAGTTGCTATAGTTGAATCTTCAAATTCTAATAATGCACTTGCAATATCTTCATTTTTTGTTCTGATTCTTTTTCCGCTTGCTGAAAATTTTATTACTGCTTTTTTCACCAAAGAAGTTACTATATCCAAATCATGAATCATTATATCAAATACAACCCCTACATCAGTAATACGAGGAGTAAAAGGTGCTAATCTTCTAGCTTCTATTAAATAAGGTTTTTCTATTATATGATGAAGTTCCTGTACGGCACCATTAAATCTTTCAACATGCCCAACTTGAAATATAACATTTTTTTGTTTTACAATTTCTTCTAATTCTAAAGCCTGAGCATAAGTTTCTGTCATTGGTTTTTCTACTAGTACATGTTTTCCTTTTTCTAAAGCTTTTTTCGCTATTTCAAAATGATATATTGTAGGGCTTGCTATTATAACAGCATCAGCATTATCTATTGCTTCATCTATACTATTAAATTTCCTTATATTAAATTTTGCTGATATTTCGTTTAGATGATTTTCATCAGCGTCATATATACCTGATAAATTTATTTGATTTATTTGGCTTACAACATTTAAATGGAATTGTCCCATTCTTCCTACACCTATAAGGCTTATATTTACTTTATCCATTGGCAATCCTTTTTAAAAAAATTTTATTTCTAGTCAATATTTAAAACTTTTAAAGATTATAATAAGAATTTGACAAAATTCAATAATATTTTTTTATTTTATAAAAATTTATAACTATCAAATATTTTAAAATTATAGTATATTTTGAATGTATATAAAAAATTGTTTAATTGGAGTATATATGAAAACAGACATAGAAATAGCCCAAGAGTGTAAATTAGAAAGGATAGAAAAAATAGCTGAAAAGCTGA
This genomic window contains:
- a CDS encoding nitrous oxide-stimulated promoter family protein, coding for MIKDYCVFLCYSAEEYRIYKKRENEKKTILCMIEIYCRNNHKKYHKFYNKTFGSKNICKECENIYNYASIRTDKCRFIETKTFCSACKSQCYKKDMKERIKDIMHFSGKRMLFYHPIIALKHIIVMIRHNFNKNKKINFKGII
- a CDS encoding Gfo/Idh/MocA family protein, coding for MDKVNISLIGVGRMGQFHLNVVSQINQINLSGIYDADENHLNEISAKFNIRKFNSIDEAIDNADAVIIASPTIYHFEIAKKALEKGKHVLVEKPMTETYAQALELEEIVKQKNVIFQVGHVERFNGAVQELHHIIEKPYLIEARRLAPFTPRITDVGVVFDIMIHDLDIVTSLVKKAVIKFSASGKRIRTKNEDIASALLEFEDSTIATISASRVTQEKIRTLAISTEEAYFLLDYATQDITIHRQAASQSNIKTSVGINYKQESIIERVFIHRDNPLKLEDEHFANCILGKDKRFVSIEDDVNTIKLTENILKEIKKTW
- the glyA gene encoding serine hydroxymethyltransferase, whose product is MAVSNKKAAVKSSSKKVSKSAKKTVVDKKAASKKVSSVKKASKTAEKKVIAPKYYVSETPLKSADKEIFAAMKNEYKREVNGFELIASENIVSRAVMEAQGSIFTNKYAEGYPSKRYYGGCSEVDIVEDLARERAKKLFKAPFINVQPHSGSQANMGVYMAVLQPGDTCLGLSLDSGGHLTHGKNVNFSGKIYNFQHYNVSKDTMQIDYDELRDTAKKINPKLIVAGGSAYPRFIDFKKFREIADEVGALLMVDMAHIAGLVAAGVHPSPVPHAHFVTGTTHKTLRGPRGGYIISTEEDLAKKIDKTIFPGIQGGPLMHVIAAKAVCFKEALDPKFVKYQEQVIKNAESMANMFLAKGYELISGGTDTHLILVDVKKSKGITGQLAETILDKAHITINKNGIPYDTESPMVTSGIRLGTPAITTRGLKEKDVMELTQYIDEVLSNSNDEKMINAIAKKVAALCKRFPMYKFIADM
- a CDS encoding YbaN family protein; its protein translation is MRVLFIVLGFIFVGIGAVGIVVPILPTTPFLLLASFFFAKGSKRFHDWFMSTKLYKKHLESFINSRAMTLKSKLTILLPVSAMLIITFILVNNLYARIVLVILFISKYLYFFTQIRTIKEDNINKTELDNIE
- a CDS encoding HAD family hydrolase codes for the protein MYKTIKIKAAICDFDGTLVDSESLYTKALIHVSNEMNVLKDVDFKFLAGFQTKDIDNLLKKEGHYIPDNFFKSAEIYFHKIIETDLETFDGVTETLERLKNIDIVIASNSNIDYVTRVSDKKGISKYIKDYSCYNGELKAKPEPDLFLNAFELLKKLNRDIRKEDIIIFEDSLAGVIGAKKTGIITAAITNSYSKEILLENGADIVLNRIDEIFDYIEII
- a CDS encoding cell surface protein is translated as MKRLCLILTALIISVYSVFGYTILEDFNDFLIDENQLTIRLDRLGVLAGTENLRFMVGVEGETAGVLVDNLNSGTKGGISTFRPSAIAGFGYKTDSFAIGAGYQFKYVSGSWQAHTPIITAYALNQNLRINIPVTIGVGSGSVNEGDIAVSTDTRIEYYTGNNIFSRIRVNLKYGMYRLKANSSRSGDLAGGGNLVGMGTVGENGKYGFIKDTIGQSIGIDARGYFIAATDPILIEPQVRVVYQGSIADFTGTSYKVTPPGMDAKEGGAKFGLYNIDASNPIGAFELGSSGSIPAAPYYDFTAHNIMFTGDGASIEIGGTEYYLTKPQFIGVSMPVGFTAESEFISVYLEPAISFSMITGGINTYASSSKPVRIPPLFYSVGYLVYGELYITPKPNLEWYFEAQIGGATTVDGIGNSANSALAFNGSTGITWKF